The following coding sequences lie in one Zingiber officinale cultivar Zhangliang chromosome 2B, Zo_v1.1, whole genome shotgun sequence genomic window:
- the LOC122048307 gene encoding protein FLOWERING LOCUS T-like, which produces MSRDPLVVGNIVGDVLDPFVQSASLRVLYNGKELTSGSELKPSVVANQPRVEIKGHDSRAYYTLVMVDPDSPSPSNPTKREYLHWLVTDVPEKSNATNGNEIVAYESPRPIAGIHRFVLVLFRQSIRQTIDAPGWRQNFNTRDFTAVYNLGNPVTAVFFNCQRENGCGGRRHE; this is translated from the exons ATGTCGAGAGATCCACTTGTAGTTGGCAACATTGTCGGCGACGTATTGGACCCGTTTGTTCAGTCTGCTTCACTCAGAGTGCTCTACAACGGCAAAGAGCTGACAAGTGGGTCAGAGCTCAAGCCATCGGTGGTGGCTAACCAACCGAGGGTTGAGATCAAGGGACATGACTCTAGGGCTTATTACACTCTT GTGATGGTGGATCCTGATTCACCAAGCCCCAGCAATCCAACCAAGAGGGAGTACCTCCATTG GTTGGTGACTGATGTCCCAGAAAAATCAAATGCAACTAATG GAAATGAGATTGTAGCCTATGAGAGTCCCCGGCCAATCGCGGGAATCCATCGGTTTGTCCTCGTGCTATTTCGGCAATCCATCCGGCAGACTATCGATGCGCCGGGATGGAGGCAAAACTTCAACACCAGAGATTTCACAGCAGTCTACAACCTCGGCAATCCAGTGACTGCAGTGTTCTTCAACTGCCAAAGGGAGAATGGATGTGGTGGAAGAAGGCATGAATAG
- the LOC122045717 gene encoding adenylylsulfatase HINT3-like isoform X3 has product MRRQSAGARYPPLISSMAQRRLSDLSSHLHLPGPASASHSPPPRPCGSTCSATSSCEAEADAEAELGGEKGCVFCRIVRGESPAFMLYEDDVCMCILDSNPLTFGHSLIIPKSHTPSLEATPPAVVAAMCSKIPILSNCIRKATQSDSFNLLVNNGSAAGQVIFHTHFHIIPRKAGDKLWPSELEERSLHPSTDSLIPVHQSNKRVM; this is encoded by the exons ATGCGACGGCAGTCTGCCGGAGCCCGATATCCGCCGCTGATTTCTTCTATGGCGCAGCGCCGCCTTTCCGACCTCTCATCCCATCTGCATCTGCCCGGCCCTGCCTCGGCCTCTCACAGCCCTCCCCCTCGGCCATGCGGATCCACTTGCTCGGCCACTTCCAGCTGCGAGGCCGAGGCGGATGCCGAGGCGGAGCTGGGTGGGGAAAAGGGATGCGTCTTTTGCCGGATCGTCCGTGGGGAATCCCCCGCATTCATG CTTTATGAAGATGATGTATGCATGTGTATTTTGGATTCTAATCCTTTGACTTTTGG GCACTCCCTTATCATTCCAAAATCACATACTCCTTCATTGGAAGCAACACCACCTGCT GTGGTAGCTGCCATGTGTTCAAAGATACCAATTCTTAGCAATTGTATAAGAAAAGCTACTCAAAGTG attcatttaatttattagtcaacAATGGATCAGCAGCTGGACAAGTAATATTTCAT ACTCACTTCCACATAATCCCTCGAAAAGCTGGAGACAAGCTATGGCCATCTGAG TTGGAAGAAAGATCACTTCATCCATCCACTGACAGCTTGATACCTGTTCATCAATCAAACAAAAGAGTCATGTGA
- the LOC122045717 gene encoding adenylylsulfatase HINT3-like isoform X2, whose amino-acid sequence MRRQSAGARYPPLISSMAQRRLSDLSSHLHLPGPASASHSPPPRPCGSTCSATSSCEAEADAEAELGGEKGCVFCRIVRGESPAFMLYEDDVCMCILDSNPLTFGHSLIIPKSHTPSLEATPPAVVAAMCSKIPILSNCIRKATQSDSFNLLVNNGSAAGQVIFHTHFHIIPRKAGDKLWPSESFRRQPLESNQEIVDLVNTVRDLVSSQA is encoded by the exons ATGCGACGGCAGTCTGCCGGAGCCCGATATCCGCCGCTGATTTCTTCTATGGCGCAGCGCCGCCTTTCCGACCTCTCATCCCATCTGCATCTGCCCGGCCCTGCCTCGGCCTCTCACAGCCCTCCCCCTCGGCCATGCGGATCCACTTGCTCGGCCACTTCCAGCTGCGAGGCCGAGGCGGATGCCGAGGCGGAGCTGGGTGGGGAAAAGGGATGCGTCTTTTGCCGGATCGTCCGTGGGGAATCCCCCGCATTCATG CTTTATGAAGATGATGTATGCATGTGTATTTTGGATTCTAATCCTTTGACTTTTGG GCACTCCCTTATCATTCCAAAATCACATACTCCTTCATTGGAAGCAACACCACCTGCT GTGGTAGCTGCCATGTGTTCAAAGATACCAATTCTTAGCAATTGTATAAGAAAAGCTACTCAAAGTG attcatttaatttattagtcaacAATGGATCAGCAGCTGGACAAGTAATATTTCAT ACTCACTTCCACATAATCCCTCGAAAAGCTGGAGACAAGCTATGGCCATCTGAG AGTTTTCGTAGACAGCCCCTTGAATCAAACCAGGAAATAGTTGATCTGGTGAATACTGTTCGGGATCTAGTTTCTTCGCAGGCCTAG
- the LOC122045717 gene encoding adenylylsulfatase HINT3-like isoform X1 produces MRRQSAGARYPPLISSMAQRRLSDLSSHLHLPGPASASHSPPPRPCGSTCSATSSCEAEADAEAELGGEKGCVFCRIVRGESPAFMLYEDDVCMCILDSNPLTFGHSLIIPKSHTPSLEATPPAVVAAMCSKIPILSNCIRKATQSDSFNLLVNNGSAAGQVIFHTHFHIIPRKAGDKLWPSEPFYTYNMQSFRRQPLESNQEIVDLVNTVRDLVSSQA; encoded by the exons ATGCGACGGCAGTCTGCCGGAGCCCGATATCCGCCGCTGATTTCTTCTATGGCGCAGCGCCGCCTTTCCGACCTCTCATCCCATCTGCATCTGCCCGGCCCTGCCTCGGCCTCTCACAGCCCTCCCCCTCGGCCATGCGGATCCACTTGCTCGGCCACTTCCAGCTGCGAGGCCGAGGCGGATGCCGAGGCGGAGCTGGGTGGGGAAAAGGGATGCGTCTTTTGCCGGATCGTCCGTGGGGAATCCCCCGCATTCATG CTTTATGAAGATGATGTATGCATGTGTATTTTGGATTCTAATCCTTTGACTTTTGG GCACTCCCTTATCATTCCAAAATCACATACTCCTTCATTGGAAGCAACACCACCTGCT GTGGTAGCTGCCATGTGTTCAAAGATACCAATTCTTAGCAATTGTATAAGAAAAGCTACTCAAAGTG attcatttaatttattagtcaacAATGGATCAGCAGCTGGACAAGTAATATTTCAT ACTCACTTCCACATAATCCCTCGAAAAGCTGGAGACAAGCTATGGCCATCTGAG cctttttacacttacaACATGCAGAGTTTTCGTAGACAGCCCCTTGAATCAAACCAGGAAATAGTTGATCTGGTGAATACTGTTCGGGATCTAGTTTCTTCGCAGGCCTAG